A genomic window from Natrinema sp. HArc-T2 includes:
- a CDS encoding GTP-binding protein gives MARNDTTPVTIVSGYLGAGKTTLINHVLSNPGDRRIAVIVNDMGEINVDAELLARESDDEGIVDLSNGCICCRLQGDLLEEATRLARRRDFDYLLVEASGISEPIPIAQVFTDGTDESDVDPTNLFRVDTMVTVLDTYGFWKEFDAGEQLPETAQPDEDRPLSEVLVEGIEFCDVLLLNKSDMVPEEALAEIEAVVDTLQPRAKRLRTTYCEVNPDIVLDTGAFDFETAKRSPGWKRHLRGEGHDHGEEGHRGGDDHAHDSEQSVADRHGVSSFVFQSDRPFHPARLAAWLEDWDGPIVRAKGVCHVATHDDVIGVSQAGPSVQAGPIGEWRPEDDRCTRLVIIGRSMNERRIREELEACVIDGDESELAESVTDPFPLSHAT, from the coding sequence ATGGCTCGCAACGACACGACTCCCGTAACGATCGTCAGCGGCTATCTCGGTGCGGGGAAGACGACGCTCATCAACCACGTCCTGTCGAATCCGGGCGACCGGCGGATCGCGGTGATCGTCAACGATATGGGTGAAATAAACGTCGACGCGGAACTACTCGCTCGAGAGTCCGACGACGAGGGGATCGTCGACCTTTCGAACGGCTGTATCTGCTGTCGGCTGCAGGGAGATCTCCTCGAGGAAGCAACGCGACTGGCACGGCGTCGCGACTTCGATTACCTGCTGGTCGAGGCGTCGGGGATCAGCGAACCGATTCCGATCGCGCAGGTGTTCACCGACGGGACGGACGAAAGCGACGTCGATCCGACGAATCTGTTCCGGGTGGATACCATGGTGACCGTCCTCGATACGTACGGGTTCTGGAAGGAGTTCGACGCTGGGGAGCAACTCCCGGAGACCGCCCAGCCTGACGAAGACCGACCGTTGAGTGAGGTTCTCGTGGAGGGAATCGAGTTCTGTGACGTGTTGCTGCTCAACAAGTCCGATATGGTCCCCGAGGAGGCACTCGCAGAGATCGAGGCCGTCGTCGACACTCTCCAACCGCGGGCGAAACGGCTCCGGACGACCTACTGTGAGGTGAACCCGGACATCGTCCTCGATACTGGAGCGTTCGACTTCGAGACGGCGAAGCGCTCGCCGGGATGGAAACGCCACCTGCGTGGTGAGGGACACGATCACGGCGAGGAGGGACATCGAGGTGGAGACGACCACGCCCACGACAGCGAACAGAGCGTGGCCGACCGACACGGCGTCTCGTCGTTCGTCTTCCAGTCTGATCGACCGTTCCACCCGGCACGACTTGCGGCCTGGCTCGAGGACTGGGACGGGCCGATCGTCCGGGCCAAAGGCGTCTGTCATGTCGCCACCCACGACGACGTAATCGGCGTCAGTCAGGCCGGTCCGTCGGTTCAAGCTGGCCCGATCGGCGAGTGGCGGCCCGAAGACGACCGTTGCACGCGACTGGTGATCATCGGTCGCTCGATGAACGAACGGCGGATTCGCGAGGAACTCGAGGCGTGTGTGATCGATGGCGACGAATCAGAGTTGGCCGAGTCCGTCACCGATCCGTTCCCGCTCTCGCATGCCACCTGA
- a CDS encoding nitrous oxide reductase accessory protein NosL — protein sequence MCEHDSLGRRRLLGALGAGATVGIAGCLGVNGSEDGDDEQAQVYEPSIEGVEEGPVEFTRSQRCDVCGMPVMKYFGNSQLVHENGQAAVFDLPGCLFAYKVSSTPDSPIQGAWTTDYETHDLIDATTANFVLITDKEAADDPMGIDPRPYAHRSDAVMFLESWEAEDLSPEADIIVGLDEVDMETAKIYRKSRLPDE from the coding sequence ATGTGCGAACACGACAGTCTCGGGCGACGTCGGCTGCTGGGCGCGCTGGGAGCCGGCGCGACAGTGGGCATTGCCGGCTGTCTCGGCGTGAACGGCTCCGAGGACGGTGACGACGAACAGGCACAGGTGTACGAACCCTCGATCGAGGGTGTCGAAGAGGGGCCAGTCGAATTCACCAGATCACAACGCTGTGATGTCTGTGGCATGCCGGTAATGAAGTACTTCGGCAACAGCCAACTCGTCCACGAAAACGGGCAGGCGGCCGTCTTCGATCTCCCAGGGTGTCTGTTCGCATACAAAGTGTCGTCAACGCCCGACTCGCCGATCCAGGGCGCGTGGACGACCGACTACGAGACCCACGATCTCATCGACGCGACGACGGCCAACTTCGTTCTCATCACCGACAAGGAGGCCGCCGACGACCCGATGGGTATCGACCCACGCCCCTACGCCCACCGTAGCGACGCTGTCATGTTCCTCGAGAGCTGGGAGGCCGAGGATCTGTCCCCCGAAGCGGACATCATCGTCGGGCTCGATGAGGTCGACATGGAAACCGCGAAAATCTACCGCAAGAGCCGCCTTCCTGACGAGTAA
- a CDS encoding SRPBCC family protein produces the protein MPTYERETTVRSSFDDVWGFHARISGLEAVTPDWMHLQVERVIGPDGQPDPDVLEPGSEVALSIQPFGVGPRQHWTSVITAREREDGAAYFRDEMVHGPFDRWEHTHSFFADGDRTVIRDRVDYELPFGPLGDIADPFSKPGFAAMFRARHRLAKARLE, from the coding sequence ATGCCAACGTACGAACGCGAGACGACGGTCCGGTCGTCGTTCGACGACGTCTGGGGGTTTCACGCTCGGATCTCCGGGCTCGAGGCAGTGACCCCTGACTGGATGCATCTGCAGGTCGAACGCGTGATCGGGCCGGACGGCCAGCCGGACCCGGACGTGCTCGAGCCCGGCTCGGAAGTCGCGTTGTCGATCCAGCCGTTCGGCGTGGGGCCGCGCCAGCACTGGACGTCGGTGATTACGGCCCGCGAGCGCGAGGACGGCGCGGCGTACTTCCGCGACGAGATGGTCCACGGACCGTTCGATCGGTGGGAACACACGCACAGCTTTTTCGCTGACGGCGATCGGACCGTCATCCGAGATCGCGTCGACTACGAGCTGCCGTTCGGTCCGCTCGGCGACATTGCCGACCCGTTCTCGAAGCCCGGCTTCGCGGCCATGTTTCGCGCCCGTCACCGACTGGCGAAAGCGCGACTCGAGTGA